A genomic segment from Dermatobacter hominis encodes:
- a CDS encoding AraC family transcriptional regulator, with product MDVLTDLLDRSRARGAAFAHTSATAPWGVRFDDGAGLAVHVVVDGQVHLTVDDPDGTTELVVRAGELALVRGDLPHRMAHEPGAPCIPLAEMMAGGARTDAARGYVLGPAGVPPRPDAVFFCGAYLFDGDLCDGLLASLPPVLHVRPSAGSPLRATLDVFAAELLRDRAGQQVLLDRLLDVVLVQMLREELDAQGDDAPPWFRAQSDPAVGEALRAIHADPARAWTVAELAELVGLSRAAFARRFTAAMGEAPLGYLTAWRMALGRDLLRTTDDGLAAVAAAVGYSSEFAFAAAFKRHHGSPPGRWRARLSPERRAG from the coding sequence GTGGATGTGCTCACCGACCTCCTCGATCGCTCCCGGGCGCGCGGCGCGGCGTTCGCGCACACCTCTGCCACCGCGCCCTGGGGCGTCCGGTTCGACGACGGCGCCGGCCTGGCGGTGCACGTCGTCGTCGACGGCCAGGTCCACCTGACCGTCGACGATCCCGACGGGACCACCGAGCTGGTGGTCCGGGCCGGCGAGCTGGCGCTGGTGCGTGGCGACCTGCCGCACCGCATGGCGCACGAGCCCGGGGCGCCGTGCATCCCATTGGCGGAGATGATGGCGGGTGGCGCCCGGACCGACGCCGCCCGCGGCTACGTGCTCGGCCCGGCCGGCGTCCCACCCCGCCCCGACGCGGTGTTCTTCTGCGGCGCCTACCTCTTCGACGGCGACCTGTGCGACGGACTGCTGGCCTCGCTGCCGCCCGTCCTGCACGTGCGACCCTCGGCCGGGAGCCCCCTGCGCGCCACGCTCGACGTGTTCGCCGCCGAGCTGCTGCGCGATCGCGCCGGCCAGCAGGTGCTGCTCGACCGGTTGCTCGACGTCGTGCTCGTGCAGATGCTGCGCGAGGAGCTCGATGCCCAGGGCGACGACGCGCCCCCGTGGTTCCGCGCGCAGTCGGACCCGGCGGTCGGCGAGGCGCTCCGGGCGATCCACGCGGACCCCGCCCGCGCGTGGACGGTGGCCGAGCTGGCCGAGCTCGTGGGGCTGTCGCGCGCCGCGTTCGCCCGCCGGTTCACCGCGGCGATGGGCGAGGCGCCCCTCGGCTACCTCACCGCGTGGCGGATGGCGCTGGGCCGGGACCTGCTGCGCACGACCGACGACGGTCTGGCGGCCGTCGCCGCCGCCGTCGGGTACTCCTCGGAGTTCGCCTTCGCCGCCGCCTTCAAGCGCCACCACGGCAGCCCGCCGGGGCGGTGGCGCGCCCGCCTGTCGCCCGAGCGCCGAGCCGGCTGA
- a CDS encoding NmrA family NAD(P)-binding protein — protein MTDNEPTILILGGTGKTGRRIASRLRDGGVDVRTAARSGADVTFDWDDPTTHDAALEGVTGLYLVPPALDLSFPPAVADLLDRAEAAGTTHVTYLSARGVDRAPAEVPLRAVELDLAGRDRLRHTVLRPSWFMQNFSEFIFLPGVLAGEIAVPTGDGAEAFVHVDDIADAAVAALLDPSAHDGRGYTLTGPEALTFAEAAARIGAVTGRPVRHVDVDRGEWIDAAVGSGVPPEYAEVLAALLDVIRDGGGAWTSDDVVTATGHGPRDFADYLADPAVAATWSAPVTA, from the coding sequence ATGACCGACAACGAACCCACCATCCTGATCCTCGGCGGCACGGGCAAGACCGGCCGTCGCATCGCCAGCCGCCTCCGCGACGGCGGCGTCGACGTGCGGACCGCAGCCCGGTCCGGCGCCGACGTCACCTTCGACTGGGACGACCCGACGACCCACGACGCCGCCCTCGAGGGCGTCACCGGCCTGTACCTCGTCCCGCCCGCCCTCGACCTCTCGTTCCCCCCAGCGGTCGCCGACCTCCTCGACCGTGCCGAGGCCGCCGGCACCACCCACGTCACGTACCTCAGCGCCCGAGGCGTCGACCGAGCGCCGGCCGAGGTCCCGCTACGGGCGGTGGAGCTCGACCTCGCCGGTCGCGATCGCCTCCGCCACACCGTCCTGCGGCCCTCGTGGTTCATGCAGAACTTCAGCGAGTTCATCTTCCTCCCCGGCGTGCTGGCGGGCGAGATCGCCGTGCCGACCGGCGACGGTGCCGAGGCGTTCGTCCACGTCGACGACATCGCCGATGCTGCGGTGGCGGCGCTGCTCGACCCGTCGGCCCACGACGGTCGGGGCTACACCCTGACCGGACCCGAGGCGCTCACCTTCGCCGAGGCCGCCGCACGCATCGGCGCGGTGACGGGGCGGCCCGTCCGCCACGTGGACGTCGACCGCGGCGAGTGGATCGACGCGGCGGTGGGCTCCGGCGTGCCCCCCGAGTACGCCGAGGTCCTCGCTGCGCTCCTCGACGTCATCCGCGACGGGGGAGGGGCGTGGACCTCCGACGACGTCGTCACCGCCACCGGCCACGGTCCCAGGGACTTCGCCGACTACCTGGCCGATCCGGCGGTCGCCGCGACGTGGTCGGCACCGGTCACCGCCTGA
- a CDS encoding phytanoyl-CoA dioxygenase family protein, which translates to MRLDDDDLRRFATDGHLLLPGVVDEALLAAADAEVDELVAGTPPMEGDGGPGVNAWFEPRARLPRCEDVLRRSPALSLAEQLVDPLGLDFAFDHVQVSTTTAPYDHIPGGPHIDGHAPGQDPPASFTLLVGVLLSDQSEPSTGNLWVWPGSHLDHQQLFRERGTKVLQGSGGHSTLIPDPPVLARQVPVLGRRGDLVLAHHLLGHNKGGNTAPQQRRTLYYRLAATGHTDRWEATYLDAWTEYAPVRAAVVSA; encoded by the coding sequence ATGCGCCTGGACGACGACGACCTCCGACGGTTCGCCACCGACGGCCACCTCCTCCTGCCCGGCGTCGTGGACGAGGCCCTCCTCGCCGCCGCCGACGCCGAGGTCGACGAGCTCGTCGCCGGCACCCCGCCGATGGAGGGCGACGGCGGTCCCGGCGTCAACGCGTGGTTCGAGCCGCGGGCACGTCTGCCCCGTTGCGAGGACGTCCTGCGCCGGTCGCCAGCGCTGTCGCTCGCGGAGCAGCTGGTGGACCCGCTCGGGCTGGACTTCGCGTTCGACCACGTCCAGGTCTCGACCACCACCGCGCCCTACGACCACATCCCCGGCGGTCCGCACATCGACGGCCACGCACCGGGCCAGGACCCGCCTGCGAGCTTCACCCTCCTGGTCGGCGTGCTCCTGAGCGACCAGTCGGAGCCCAGCACCGGCAACCTGTGGGTGTGGCCGGGATCGCACCTCGACCACCAGCAGCTCTTCCGCGAGCGCGGCACCAAGGTGCTCCAGGGCAGTGGCGGCCACTCGACGCTGATCCCGGACCCGCCGGTGCTCGCCCGGCAGGTGCCGGTGCTGGGCCGGCGCGGCGACCTCGTGCTCGCCCACCACCTCCTCGGGCACAACAAGGGCGGCAACACGGCGCCGCAGCAGCGACGGACGCTGTACTACCGGCTCGCCGCCACCGGCCACACCGATCGCTGGGAGGCGACGTACCTCGACGCCTGGACCGAGTACGCCCCGGTGAGGGCCGCCGTCGTGTCGGCCTGA
- a CDS encoding pyridoxal phosphate-dependent aminotransferase, translating into MDPTRDPDPLASRLRGFGTTIFAEMSALAERTGAINLGQGVPDDGPPPEVLDAAIAAIRAGRNQYPPGPGVPALREAVAAHRRRFWGIDLDPDTEVLVTVGATEAIAAAVLALCEPGDEVVAFQPTYDSYGAAVAMAGAQLRPVTLRGPDFALDVDELRDAVTPRTRLLLVNSPHNPTGRVLGDDELTAIADLCVERDLIAVTDEVYEHLVFDGVHRPLSTFPGMAERTLSISSAGKTFSCTGWKVGWATGPAALVAATRTAKQFLTFTAGGPFQEAVAVGLGLDDDVFRARCDALRTRRDVLCAGLERAGFGVRPPASTYFVTADIGPLGADDGVEFCRSLPERCGVVAVPTSVFFDDPRLGARLVRFAYCKDLALLEEAVERLVA; encoded by the coding sequence ATGGACCCGACCCGCGACCCCGACCCTCTGGCCTCGCGCCTGCGGGGCTTCGGCACGACGATCTTCGCCGAGATGTCGGCGCTGGCCGAGCGGACCGGTGCGATCAACCTCGGGCAGGGGGTGCCCGACGACGGGCCGCCGCCCGAGGTCCTCGACGCCGCGATCGCCGCCATCCGCGCCGGGCGCAACCAGTACCCGCCCGGTCCCGGAGTGCCGGCCCTGCGCGAGGCGGTGGCGGCGCACCGTCGGCGGTTCTGGGGCATCGACCTCGACCCGGACACCGAGGTGCTCGTCACGGTCGGCGCCACCGAGGCGATCGCCGCCGCGGTGCTCGCCCTCTGCGAGCCCGGCGACGAGGTGGTCGCCTTCCAGCCCACCTACGACTCCTACGGCGCGGCCGTGGCGATGGCGGGCGCGCAGCTGAGGCCGGTGACCCTCCGCGGCCCGGACTTCGCGCTCGACGTCGACGAGCTGCGCGACGCCGTGACGCCCCGGACGCGGCTGCTCCTCGTCAACTCGCCCCACAACCCGACCGGCAGGGTGCTCGGCGACGACGAGCTGACGGCGATCGCCGACCTGTGCGTCGAGCGGGACCTGATCGCCGTGACCGACGAGGTCTACGAGCACCTCGTCTTCGACGGCGTCCACCGGCCGCTGTCGACGTTCCCCGGCATGGCGGAGCGCACGCTGTCGATCTCGTCCGCGGGCAAGACCTTCTCGTGCACGGGGTGGAAGGTGGGTTGGGCGACCGGCCCTGCGGCGCTGGTGGCCGCGACCCGGACCGCGAAGCAGTTCCTCACCTTCACGGCGGGCGGGCCCTTCCAGGAGGCGGTCGCGGTGGGCCTCGGCCTCGACGACGACGTATTCCGGGCCCGCTGCGATGCGCTCCGCACCCGGCGGGACGTCCTCTGCGCCGGACTGGAGCGGGCGGGCTTCGGCGTGCGACCGCCGGCCAGCACCTACTTCGTGACCGCCGACATCGGACCGCTCGGCGCGGACGACGGCGTGGAGTTCTGCCGCTCGCTGCCCGAGCGCTGCGGCGTCGTGGCGGTGCCGACCTCGGTGTTCTTCGACGACCCGCGGCTCGGGGCGCGGCTCGTCCGCTTCGCCTACTGCAAGGACCTGGCGCTGCTCGAGGAGGCCGTCGAGCGACTGGTCGCCTGA
- a CDS encoding GAP family protein: MGELLSHVLPLAVGAAISPTVLAVALLILSSPRRPVARGVAFVGGVLVVLAGLSVVGLRLPQHVGRPSPLRLEVTRTIDLVVGVLLLILAAATLLRMLATDRAAPVDPGDAPAGGRAGHPEREGLGSAAVLGAAMMIGNFSTILLYLPAMHEIARSHACDADKAVALVVAVAITSLPATLPLLVRVAAPGPAARSFASVHAWVARHSSQVALVVEVVFGVWLVWKGR, encoded by the coding sequence GTGGGAGAGCTGCTGTCGCACGTCCTGCCGCTGGCCGTCGGCGCAGCCATCAGCCCGACCGTCCTCGCCGTCGCGCTCCTGATCCTGTCGTCGCCGCGCCGACCGGTCGCCCGCGGGGTCGCCTTCGTCGGCGGCGTGCTCGTGGTCCTCGCCGGGCTGTCGGTCGTCGGGCTCCGTCTGCCCCAGCACGTCGGCCGCCCGTCGCCGCTCCGGCTCGAGGTCACCCGGACGATCGACCTGGTCGTCGGCGTGCTGCTGCTGATCCTCGCAGCGGCGACGCTGCTGCGGATGCTGGCGACCGACCGGGCGGCGCCGGTGGACCCGGGCGACGCCCCGGCGGGCGGCCGTGCCGGCCACCCCGAGCGCGAGGGCCTCGGCTCGGCCGCGGTGCTCGGCGCCGCGATGATGATCGGCAACTTCTCGACGATCCTCCTGTACCTGCCGGCGATGCACGAGATCGCCCGGTCGCACGCCTGCGACGCCGACAAGGCCGTCGCCCTGGTGGTGGCCGTGGCGATCACGTCGCTCCCGGCCACGCTGCCGCTCCTCGTCCGGGTCGCAGCGCCCGGACCGGCGGCCCGCTCCTTTGCGTCGGTGCACGCCTGGGTCGCCCGCCACTCCAGCCAGGTGGCGCTGGTGGTCGAGGTGGTCTTCGGCGTCTGGCTGGTGTGGAAGGGCCGTTGA
- a CDS encoding endonuclease III domain-containing protein encodes MKRQDKADLIGEILDDLYPDPPIPLDHTDPYTLLVAVALSAQTTDKKVNEVTPALFAEASTPEEMVVLGPDRILELIREIGLAPTKARNLWTAANQIVDAGGEVIEDWDFLESLAGVGHKTASVVMSQGFGHPAFPVDTHIHRLAARWGLSNGTNVERTERDLKAVFPVDTWNRRHLQIIFFGREHCPALRHDMLACPICSWAASKRRIAEEARAAAPRLRR; translated from the coding sequence GTGAAGCGACAGGACAAGGCGGACCTCATCGGGGAGATCCTCGATGACCTCTACCCGGACCCACCGATCCCGCTCGACCACACCGACCCGTACACGCTGCTGGTGGCGGTGGCGCTGTCCGCCCAGACGACCGACAAGAAGGTCAACGAGGTCACGCCCGCGCTGTTCGCCGAGGCGAGCACCCCCGAGGAGATGGTCGTGCTCGGACCGGACCGGATCCTCGAGCTGATCCGGGAGATCGGCCTCGCACCCACGAAGGCGCGCAACCTCTGGACCGCGGCGAACCAGATCGTCGACGCCGGCGGCGAGGTCATCGAGGACTGGGACTTCCTCGAGTCGCTCGCCGGCGTGGGGCACAAGACCGCCAGCGTCGTGATGTCGCAGGGCTTCGGCCACCCGGCGTTCCCGGTCGACACCCACATCCACCGCCTCGCCGCCCGCTGGGGCCTCTCGAACGGCACGAACGTCGAGCGGACCGAGCGCGACCTCAAGGCGGTGTTCCCCGTCGACACGTGGAACCGGCGGCACCTGCAGATCATCTTCTTCGGCCGCGAGCACTGCCCGGCCCTGCGCCACGACATGCTCGCCTGCCCGATCTGCTCGTGGGCCGCCTCGAAGCGGCGGATCGCCGAGGAGGCCCGGGCCGCCGCGCCGCGACTGCGGCGCTGA
- a CDS encoding MalY/PatB family protein — MGDRTDRRGAAFDVDLDRLRRRRSVKWSLYGPDVLAAWVAEMDFDVAPPVLAAVRDAVDREDFGYPVADLSELTGSCAAHLSSSHGWDVAPERIQPVADVLGGIAGSLRLDVPDGAAVVVPTPAYPPQFEVVELAGRRSIEVPMVLDGDRFALDVDRIGEALAAGAGAVLLTNPHNPTGRAFGVDELQALAAVVERHGARVISDEVHAPLVLPGARHVPYAMVSDAAAAHTTTVVSVSKAWNVPGLRCAQVVASDHDTASRWRRRRVFEVAGPTSIGIAASVAAYRDGDGWRRELLEQLDENRALLVDLVASELPGVVLRPPEATYLAWLDCGSLGLDDPAATFLADGRVAVSDGPPFGAGNESMVRLNFGTSPSLLERIVVAMGAAVRSTRP, encoded by the coding sequence ATGGGCGACAGGACGGACCGGCGCGGCGCCGCGTTCGACGTCGACCTCGACCGGCTCCGGCGTCGACGGTCGGTCAAGTGGTCGTTGTACGGCCCCGATGTGCTGGCGGCCTGGGTCGCGGAGATGGACTTCGACGTGGCGCCCCCGGTGCTCGCTGCGGTGCGCGACGCCGTCGACCGGGAGGACTTCGGCTATCCCGTGGCCGACCTGTCGGAGCTGACCGGCTCGTGCGCGGCCCACCTGTCCTCGTCCCACGGATGGGACGTCGCGCCCGAGCGGATCCAGCCGGTGGCCGACGTGCTCGGCGGCATCGCGGGATCGCTGCGGCTCGACGTCCCGGACGGTGCGGCGGTCGTGGTCCCGACGCCGGCGTACCCGCCGCAGTTCGAGGTCGTGGAGCTCGCTGGTCGACGCTCGATCGAGGTGCCGATGGTGCTCGACGGCGACCGGTTCGCCCTGGACGTCGACCGCATCGGCGAGGCGCTGGCCGCCGGTGCCGGGGCGGTGCTGCTGACCAACCCCCACAACCCTACGGGCCGGGCCTTCGGCGTGGACGAGCTGCAGGCGCTGGCCGCGGTCGTCGAGCGCCACGGCGCCAGGGTGATCAGCGACGAGGTGCACGCCCCGCTGGTCCTGCCCGGCGCCCGCCACGTGCCCTACGCCATGGTGTCGGACGCCGCCGCCGCCCACACCACGACGGTGGTGTCGGTGTCCAAGGCGTGGAACGTGCCGGGCCTGCGCTGCGCCCAGGTCGTCGCCTCGGACCACGACACGGCGTCGCGCTGGCGACGGCGGCGCGTGTTCGAGGTGGCCGGGCCGACGTCGATCGGCATCGCCGCATCGGTGGCGGCGTACCGCGACGGCGACGGGTGGCGGAGGGAGCTGCTCGAGCAGCTCGACGAGAACCGAGCCCTGCTCGTGGACCTGGTCGCGAGCGAGCTGCCCGGCGTGGTGCTGCGCCCGCCCGAGGCGACCTACCTCGCCTGGCTCGACTGCGGGTCGCTCGGCCTCGACGACCCTGCCGCGACGTTCCTGGCCGACGGTCGCGTCGCGGTCAGCGACGGCCCGCCGTTCGGGGCGGGGAACGAGTCGATGGTGCGGCTGAACTTCGGCACCTCGCCGTCGCTGCTCGAGCGCATCGTCGTCGCCATGGGCGCCGCCGTCCGCTCGACCCGCCCGTGA
- a CDS encoding carotenoid oxygenase family protein → MTTSEPTDLAGSTAATPGATLVATVASTLPADDAHPYRTGAWRPQVHEWDAEPTVVQGEIPADLDGMYLRNTENPVHPALSAYHPFDGDGMLHMIEFRDGRAAYRNRFVRTDGFLAEAAEGQSLWSGVLEMPDDAPRTDGWGVRGRMKDASSTDVVVHRGEALTSFYFCGDLYRTDLSTGATVGKQDWGGAAPEWGISAHTKVDPATGELLFFSYSKEAPHLRYGSVDADGRLQVLVDVPLPGARLPHDMAFTEHHVILNDFPLFWREDLVEAGLHVPKFHRDLPSRFAVLRRDGTGPIRWFEADPTFVLHFVNAYEDGDEIVLDGFFQRCPQPSAKGAASLEEAAFRSICLDGLQTVLHRWRFDLATGTTSEEDLSDRYTEFGMMPLGLQTKPHRYVYAATGEEGRFLFDGLVKHDLVAGTEEAITFGPGVYGSETVVVPRPGATAEDDAYLVTFTTDVREDVSSCVVYDAADPSAGPVCTLRLPERISSGTHATWAGRAEMAGATMLPA, encoded by the coding sequence ATGACCACCTCCGAGCCCACCGACCTCGCCGGGTCCACCGCCGCCACCCCCGGGGCGACGCTCGTCGCCACGGTCGCGTCGACCCTGCCGGCCGACGACGCGCACCCCTACCGCACCGGCGCCTGGCGCCCGCAGGTGCACGAGTGGGACGCCGAGCCCACCGTCGTCCAGGGGGAGATCCCCGCGGACCTCGACGGCATGTACCTGCGTAACACCGAGAACCCGGTCCACCCGGCGCTCAGCGCGTACCACCCGTTCGACGGCGACGGGATGCTCCACATGATCGAGTTCCGGGACGGGCGCGCCGCCTACCGCAACCGGTTCGTGCGCACCGACGGGTTCCTCGCCGAGGCCGCGGAGGGCCAGTCGCTGTGGTCAGGGGTGCTCGAGATGCCCGACGACGCCCCGCGCACCGACGGCTGGGGGGTCCGGGGCCGCATGAAGGACGCGTCGAGCACCGACGTGGTCGTGCACCGCGGCGAGGCCCTGACGAGCTTCTACTTCTGCGGCGACCTCTACCGCACCGATCTCTCGACCGGGGCCACCGTCGGCAAGCAGGACTGGGGCGGCGCGGCGCCCGAGTGGGGCATCTCCGCGCACACCAAGGTCGACCCGGCGACCGGTGAGCTCCTCTTCTTCTCCTACAGCAAGGAGGCGCCGCACCTCCGCTACGGCAGCGTCGACGCCGACGGTCGGCTGCAGGTGCTCGTCGACGTCCCGCTGCCGGGGGCGCGGCTCCCCCACGACATGGCGTTCACCGAGCACCACGTGATCCTCAACGACTTCCCGCTGTTCTGGCGCGAGGACCTGGTCGAGGCCGGGCTCCACGTGCCGAAGTTCCACCGCGACCTGCCGTCGCGCTTCGCCGTGCTGCGCCGCGACGGCACCGGCCCGATCCGCTGGTTCGAGGCCGATCCCACCTTCGTCCTGCACTTCGTCAACGCCTACGAGGACGGCGACGAGATCGTGCTCGACGGGTTCTTCCAGCGCTGCCCGCAGCCGTCGGCCAAGGGTGCGGCGTCGCTCGAGGAGGCCGCGTTCCGGTCGATCTGCCTCGATGGGCTCCAGACGGTCCTCCACCGCTGGCGGTTCGACCTGGCGACGGGCACCACCTCCGAGGAGGACCTCAGCGACCGCTACACCGAGTTCGGCATGATGCCGCTCGGCCTGCAGACGAAGCCGCACCGCTACGTGTACGCGGCCACGGGCGAGGAGGGTCGGTTCCTCTTCGACGGCCTGGTCAAGCACGACCTCGTCGCCGGCACGGAGGAGGCGATCACCTTCGGCCCGGGCGTCTACGGGTCCGAGACCGTGGTCGTCCCCCGACCCGGAGCAACCGCCGAGGACGACGCCTACCTCGTGACCTTCACGACCGACGTTCGCGAGGACGTGTCGTCGTGCGTCGTCTACGACGCAGCCGACCCGTCGGCCGGCCCCGTCTGCACGCTCCGGCTCCCGGAACGCATCAGCAGCGGCACCCACGCCACGTGGGCCGGGCGCGCCGAGATGGCCGGCGCCACCATGCTCCCCGCCTGA
- a CDS encoding acetyl-CoA acetyltransferase yields MTTDIWVLGGYQSDFARNLHREGMGVDALTDEVVRGTLADAGIDATAVQTVHVGNAFGELFTGQAHLGAMPATVCDALVGVPAGRHEAACASGGVATRAAVADLTAGFYDVALVVGVELERTVPGQQAADHLGAAAWVGHEGRPGSVVWADMFDQVADEYDRRYGIDDVHLRRIGEVNLANAKDNPNAQTRDWHVPDLSGPAGADDDVNPVVEGRLRRYDCSQITDGGAGLVLVSDAWRREHPDVRPIARIAGWGHRTAGLPLEPKFAASKDDPYVMPHVRDAFADALDRAAATLDDLDALETHDCFTPSEYMAIDHIGLTAPGESWKAVESGEIERGGRLPVNPGGGLIGGGHPVGASGVRMVLDAARQVSGSAGDHQVDGARRVGTLNIGGSTATTVTFVVESADRG; encoded by the coding sequence ATGACGACCGACATCTGGGTGCTGGGCGGCTACCAGAGCGACTTCGCCCGCAACCTGCACCGAGAGGGCATGGGCGTCGACGCGCTGACCGACGAGGTCGTCCGGGGCACCCTCGCTGACGCCGGCATCGACGCGACGGCGGTGCAGACCGTCCACGTCGGCAACGCCTTCGGCGAGCTGTTCACGGGCCAGGCCCACCTCGGCGCGATGCCCGCCACGGTGTGCGACGCGCTCGTCGGCGTGCCGGCGGGGCGCCACGAGGCCGCCTGCGCGTCGGGCGGGGTGGCGACCCGCGCCGCGGTCGCCGACCTCACCGCCGGCTTCTACGACGTCGCCCTCGTCGTCGGCGTCGAGCTGGAGCGCACCGTCCCGGGCCAGCAGGCGGCCGACCACCTGGGCGCGGCGGCGTGGGTCGGACACGAGGGCCGGCCGGGCTCGGTGGTGTGGGCCGACATGTTCGACCAGGTCGCCGACGAGTACGACCGCCGCTACGGGATCGACGACGTCCACCTGCGGCGCATCGGCGAGGTCAACCTCGCGAACGCCAAGGACAACCCGAACGCCCAGACCCGCGACTGGCACGTGCCCGACCTGTCGGGACCGGCCGGCGCCGACGACGACGTCAACCCGGTCGTCGAGGGCCGCCTACGACGATACGACTGCAGCCAGATCACGGACGGCGGTGCCGGCCTGGTGCTCGTGTCGGACGCCTGGCGCCGCGAGCACCCCGACGTCCGCCCGATCGCACGCATCGCCGGCTGGGGGCACCGCACCGCCGGGCTCCCGCTCGAACCGAAGTTCGCCGCCAGCAAGGACGACCCGTACGTGATGCCCCACGTGCGCGACGCCTTCGCCGACGCCCTCGACCGGGCCGCCGCCACCCTCGACGACCTCGACGCCCTCGAGACGCACGACTGCTTCACGCCGAGCGAGTACATGGCGATCGACCACATCGGCCTGACGGCGCCGGGCGAGTCCTGGAAGGCGGTGGAGTCGGGCGAGATCGAGCGCGGCGGTCGGCTCCCGGTCAACCCGGGCGGCGGGCTGATCGGCGGCGGCCACCCCGTGGGCGCGTCCGGCGTGCGGATGGTGCTCGACGCAGCTCGCCAGGTGAGCGGGAGCGCCGGCGACCACCAGGTCGACGGCGCACGGCGCGTCGGCACGCTGAACATCGGCGGCAGCACCGCCACCACCGTCACCTTCGTCGTCGAGTCCGCCGACCGCGGCTGA
- a CDS encoding alpha/beta hydrolase family esterase, whose amino-acid sequence MPHHPPTRSHRRAALLAGVLAAALVLAACGGDDDRSDASTTTDAERATTTSVATPAGSTPADHATPDGAPAGDPEPSAACGTPAAQTASVTEEHHSITVDGGERWFLLTTPPPDGDDPLPLLLDFHGLSEGAEIHTRMSGFDALAQGDGFVVAYPNGTGMPVRWQVGPGDNPDLRFVDALIDTLGAERCLDLSRVYATGLSNGAMFSSVLACQRPDRIAAIAPVSGLLYPEDCQTQRPVPVLTMHGTADPILYFNGGVGSLGGLMDGTTDASSVSIPPADIEGAGYPANVRSWAEHNGCEPTPDDTRPVPDVLLRTYDCPEDAPVDFYVVEGGGHSWPGSAFSEAIINIVGPTNMALHASELVWDFVSGFRLPER is encoded by the coding sequence GTGCCGCACCACCCCCCGACACGTTCGCACCGCCGCGCCGCGCTCCTGGCCGGTGTGCTCGCCGCCGCCCTCGTCCTGGCCGCCTGCGGCGGCGACGACGACCGATCGGACGCCAGCACCACCACCGACGCCGAGCGGGCCACCACCACGAGCGTCGCGACGCCCGCGGGTTCGACCCCCGCCGACCACGCCACGCCTGACGGCGCCCCCGCCGGTGATCCCGAGCCGTCCGCGGCCTGCGGCACCCCCGCCGCCCAGACGGCCTCGGTCACCGAGGAGCACCACTCCATCACCGTCGACGGCGGCGAGCGCTGGTTCCTGCTCACCACGCCGCCGCCCGACGGCGACGACCCGCTCCCGCTGCTCCTCGACTTCCACGGCCTGTCGGAGGGCGCCGAGATCCACACCCGGATGAGCGGGTTCGACGCGCTGGCCCAGGGCGACGGGTTCGTCGTCGCCTACCCAAACGGCACCGGCATGCCCGTGCGCTGGCAGGTCGGGCCCGGCGACAACCCGGATCTCCGCTTCGTCGACGCCCTGATCGACACCCTCGGTGCCGAGCGGTGCCTCGACCTTTCACGGGTGTACGCGACCGGCCTGTCGAACGGTGCGATGTTCAGCTCGGTGCTCGCCTGCCAGCGGCCCGATCGCATCGCCGCCATCGCCCCCGTCTCCGGCCTGCTGTACCCCGAGGACTGCCAGACCCAGCGGCCCGTGCCCGTCCTGACGATGCACGGCACGGCCGACCCGATCCTCTACTTCAACGGCGGCGTGGGGTCGCTCGGCGGCCTGATGGACGGCACGACCGACGCGTCGTCGGTCAGCATCCCGCCGGCCGACATCGAGGGCGCGGGGTACCCGGCGAACGTGCGGAGCTGGGCGGAGCACAACGGCTGCGAGCCGACGCCCGACGACACCCGGCCCGTGCCCGACGTGCTGCTGCGCACCTACGACTGCCCCGAGGACGCCCCGGTCGACTTCTACGTCGTCGAGGGCGGCGGCCACTCGTGGCCGGGCAGCGCCTTCAGCGAGGCGATCATCAACATCGTCGGCCCGACGAACATGGCGCTGCACGCGAGCGAGCTCGTCTGGGACTTCGTGAGCGGGTTCCGGCTGCCCGAGCGCTGA